One genomic window of Bactrocera dorsalis isolate Fly_Bdor chromosome 4, ASM2337382v1, whole genome shotgun sequence includes the following:
- the LOC105223671 gene encoding uncharacterized protein LOC105223671 has translation MKRLVICLLLLGICHATPTLHKLKEFKNSLLFGGGGGGCGGGCGGGGGGYGGGGFGGGGGGHGGYGTPSIQVYTVKQVPSFSSGGYGGGGYGGGGSGCGSGGCGGGYKPNYGGGGFAPSYGGGGSSGGCGSGGCGGGGGGYKPNYGGGGFGPSYGGSGGGGGGGFGGSYASSSASSFSSANSGGFGGSGGYGGNGGYPSGGGGGYGGHPGGGGGGGSCNTCGGGGGGGSPGGYGGYGGSGGSGAYASAQSSASAHSSSWGK, from the coding sequence ATGAAACGTTTAGTGATTTGTTTATTATTGCTGGGCATCTGCCATGCCACGCCCACTTTACATAAGCTGAAAGAGTTTAAGAACTCTTTGCTCTTCGGTGGAGGTGGCGGAGGCTGCGGCGGCGGctgtggcggtggtggtggcggttACGGAGGAGGTGGATTCGGTGGCGGCGGTGGAGGTCACGGTGGCTATGGCACCCCCAGCATTCAAGTGTACACTGTGAAGCAAGTGCCCTCATTTAGCAGTGGTGGTTATGGTGGCGGCGGATATGGCGGAGGTGGTAGCGGCTGTGGCTCTGGCGGCTGCGGCGGTGGTTATAAACCAAACTATGGTGGTGGAGGCTTTGCACCAAGCTATGGCGGCGGCGGTAGTAGTGGCGGCTGTGGTTCTGGTGGctgcggcggcggtggcggcggtTATAAACCCAACTATGGCGGTGGTGGCTTTGGACCAAGCTATGGTGGCagcggcggcggtggtggtggcggttTCGGCGGCTCTTATGCATCCAGCAGTGCGAGTAGCTTTAGTTCCGCCAACAGCGGTGGTTTCGGTGGCAGTGGTGGCTATGGCGGCAATGGCGGTTATCCAagtggtggcggtggtggttATGGCGGTCATCcaggtggtggtggcggcggcggtaGTTGCAATACTTGTGGAggtggtggcggcggtggcAGCCCCGGTGGCTATGGTGGTTATGGTGGCAGCGGTGGTAGCGGTGCTTATGCCAGTGCTCAGTCCTCAGCCAGTGCTCATTCGAGCTCATGGGGAAAGTGA
- the LOC105223705 gene encoding uncharacterized protein LOC105223705 yields the protein MKVFVCILASLAAVSAGGGYLPRGGGGGGFGGGYGGQGGFASSSSSASSSASAHSSGGGFGGGAGAGRYAGGFGKGGGGGGRGWKSAGGALGGAGGYGGGALLGGAGGYSGGSSLGGAGGYGGGSGFGGGHGGGRKSGLYGGGTSSVSFHTGNSLGSGGAGSYGGGVGHGSGLGGGAYGPSLGGAGLGGGYASGGSTYGASSSAAGKGSHADWGIPANFDYSVNHGSSGAGLGGYGGGAGLGGAGLGGYGGGAGLGGYGGAGGKSGYGYSAGSSASASSSSSAGSSGWWKN from the exons ATGAAA GTTTTCGTCTGCATTTTAGCTTCCTTAGCGGCAGTCAGCGCAGGAGGTGGTTATCTGCCACGaggcggcggcggtggtggcTTTGGCGGTGGTTATGGCGGCCAGGGTGGCTTTGCAAGCTCTTCCAGTTCCGCCAGCTCGAGTGCGTCTGCACACTCCTCAGGTGGTGGTTTTGGTGGCGGAGCCGGTGCCGGGCGCTATGCCGGCGGCTTTGGTAAAGGTGGTGGAGGCGGCGGTCGTGGCTGGAAAAGTGCTGGTGGTGCCTTAGGCGGTGCTGGCGGTTATGGTGGCGGTGCACTCTTGGGTGGAGCTGGTGGTTATAGCGGCGGCTCATCCTTGGGTGGAGCAGGCGGTTATGGTGGCGGCAGTGGTTTCGGCGGTGGACATGGTGGCGGTAGAAAGAGCGGTTTATATGGCGGCGGCACTTCCAGTGTTTCCTTCCATACCGGAAATTCTTTGGGCAGCGGTGGTGCAGGTTCTTATGGCGGCGGCGTTGGCCATGGCAGCGGTTTAGGAGGTGGAGCTTATGGACCTAGTCTTGGTGGTGCTGGACTCGGTGGTGGTTATGCCAGCGGTGGCTCTACATATGGTGCCAGTAGCAGCGCTGctggtaaagg ttctCACGCTGATTGGGGTATACCAGCTAACTTTGACTACTCCGTTAATCATGGCTCGTCCGGTGCTGGTTTAGGTGGATATGGTGGTGGTGCTGGATTGGGCGGTGCTGGATTAGGCGGTTATGGTGGCGGTGCTGGATTGGGTGGTTATGGTGGCGCTGGTGGTAAATCCGGTTACGGCTACTCTGCTGGTAGTAGTGCTTCAGCTAGCTCATCCAGTTCAGCCGGTTCATCTGGTTGGTGGAAGAATTAG